Part of the Desulfallas thermosapovorans DSM 6562 genome is shown below.
GCACCACCGCGTCCGATAACAATACCCGGTTTGGCGGTGTGAATGGATAATTTTATTTTATTGGCGGCCCGTTCAATCTGGATCCGGGCAATACCGGCGGCATACAGTTTCTTTTTAACAAACTTGCGGATATTGTAATCCTCCAGCAAAAGAGCGGAAAAATTCTTTTTATCCGCATACCATTTGCCTTCCCAGTCCCTTATGATGCCTATACGCAATCCGATCGGATTTACCTTCTGGCCCACACTAACCCTCCTTCTTTTCTTTTAGTACCACGGTAATGTGGCTGGTACGGTGACGCAGTACATCCGCGCGGCCCATTGCCCGGGGCTGCCACCGCTTTAAGGTGGGTCCTTGGTCTACATAACAAGCGGCCACATACAGGTTATCCTTGTTCATATCATAATTATGTTCGGCATTGGCAGCTGCTGATTTAACCACTTTGGCTACGGGTACCGAAGCCCGCTTGGGTGTAAATTTTAAAATAGCCAGAGCCTCCTGCACATCCTTACCCCTGATGATGTCAATAACCTGACGTACTTTACGTGGGGAGATACGAATATATTTCGCCACCGCTTTTGCTTCTTGCATGGTTTTACCCCCTTTACACGTTTACTTCAAAGCCGTAGACCTTTCAGTATGTGATCCGTGTCCCCTGAAAAGCCTCGTGGGGGCGAATTCGCCTAATTTATGCCCGACCATATCCTCGGTAATATATACGGGAACATGCTTTCTACCATCATGCACCGCAATGGTATGCCCGATCATATCCGGGAAAATGGTGGAACGGCGGGACCAGGTCTTAATGACCCTTTTATCGCCCTTTTCGTTCATCTCTCGGATTCTTTTAAGGAGTTTCTCGTCACAATACGGGCCTTTTTTTAGAGAGCGACCCATCGGCTGGCCTCCTTCCTGCACCTGTACATATACATATTATTTACCGCGCCGCTTGACAATTAAGCGATCACTGGGTTTCTTCTTCCTGGTACGTGCGCCCAGCGCCGGTTTACCCCAGGGAGTAACCGGGTTCCTGCCGACGGGTGAGCGGCCTTCACCACCACCATGGGGGTGGTCCACAGGGTTCATAACCACACCGCGTACTGTCGGGCGCTTGCCCAGCCAGCGAGAGCGACCGGCTTTACCGATAGAAATGTTTTCGTGATCCACATTGCCCACCTGGCCGATGGTAGCCCGGCAGTCCTGTAATATCAAACGCATTTCGCCCGAAGGCATGCGCACGTGGGCGTATTTACCTTCCTTGGCCATAAGCTGCGCCGCAGCGCCGGCGGAGCGCACCAGTTGGCCGCCGCCCTTGGGATGCAGCTCAATGTTATGGATCATCGTACCCAGCGGGATATTGCGCAAAGCCAGGGCATTACCCACTTTGATATCGGCATCGGGCCCGGACTCCACCGTCTGTCCCACCTGCAATCCCACCGGTGCAATTATATAACGTTTTTCACCGTCGGCATAATGCAAAAGGGCTATCCGTGCCGAGCGGTTGGGATCGTATTCAATGGTGGCAACCTTGGCCGGTATACCATCCTTATCCCGTTTAAAGTCAATTAACCGGTACTTCCTTTTGTGCCCGCCACCACGATGACGAACGGTTATTCTGCCGCTGGCATTTCTGCCGCCTTTTCTTTTAAGCGGTTCCAGCAGGGACTTTTCCGGTTCGGTGGCGGTTATTTCCTCGAAGGTCGATACAGTTACAAACCTCCGACCCGGCGATGTGGGCTTGAATTTTTTAATCCCCACCTGGTTTCCCTCCTTATCGCACCCCCGCGTCCACTATAATGAAAGCGAAGGGTCATTTCACTAAACACCCTCAAAGAGTTGAATCTTTTGGCCCTCTTTAAGGGTAACAATGGCTTTTTTACGGTCAGGCGCTTTGCCCCAGCGGTTACGTACCCGTTTTGTCTTGCCCTTCACCCGCATGGTACGCACCTTGTCAACTTTAACATTAAACAATTCTTCCACAGCCTGGCGAATCTCAATTTTGTTGGCACCCATATCCACAATAAACGTGTACTTGTTTTCCTCCACCAGGCCCATACTTTTTTCAGTGACCACCGGCTTTTTAATAATATCACGAGGATTTTTCATTAAACAAACACCTCCTCAACCCTGGCCACTGCATCCTTGGTAATTACCAGCGTTTTATGAGCCAGTAAATCATACACGTTCAGTCCCGGAACGCTTAAC
Proteins encoded:
- the rplV gene encoding 50S ribosomal protein L22 gives rise to the protein MQEAKAVAKYIRISPRKVRQVIDIIRGKDVQEALAILKFTPKRASVPVAKVVKSAAANAEHNYDMNKDNLYVAACYVDQGPTLKRWQPRAMGRADVLRHRTSHITVVLKEKKEG
- the rpsS gene encoding 30S ribosomal protein S19; the protein is MGRSLKKGPYCDEKLLKRIREMNEKGDKRVIKTWSRRSTIFPDMIGHTIAVHDGRKHVPVYITEDMVGHKLGEFAPTRLFRGHGSHTERSTALK
- the rplB gene encoding 50S ribosomal protein L2, with amino-acid sequence MGIKKFKPTSPGRRFVTVSTFEEITATEPEKSLLEPLKRKGGRNASGRITVRHRGGGHKRKYRLIDFKRDKDGIPAKVATIEYDPNRSARIALLHYADGEKRYIIAPVGLQVGQTVESGPDADIKVGNALALRNIPLGTMIHNIELHPKGGGQLVRSAGAAAQLMAKEGKYAHVRMPSGEMRLILQDCRATIGQVGNVDHENISIGKAGRSRWLGKRPTVRGVVMNPVDHPHGGGEGRSPVGRNPVTPWGKPALGARTRKKKPSDRLIVKRRGK
- the rplW gene encoding 50S ribosomal protein L23, translating into MKNPRDIIKKPVVTEKSMGLVEENKYTFIVDMGANKIEIRQAVEELFNVKVDKVRTMRVKGKTKRVRNRWGKAPDRKKAIVTLKEGQKIQLFEGV